A window of Zingiber officinale cultivar Zhangliang chromosome 5A, Zo_v1.1, whole genome shotgun sequence contains these coding sequences:
- the LOC121983081 gene encoding cysteine proteinase inhibitor 1-like: MITMMSLMRPVSLLLVLLFLAVPTTAHPIPVTSASRKIGIGGWAPIKDVEDSHVRELGDFAVEEHNRREHGELTFDNVVRGETQVVAGINYRLVLRARDAGGSAADYQAVVWEKVWINFRQLTSFVHIES; encoded by the coding sequence ATGATCACGATGATGTCCCTAATGAGGCCAGTCTCGCTTCTCTTGGTCCTCCTCTTCCTTGCTGTTCCAACAACTGCCCATCCGATCCCTGTCACGTCGGCTTCGAGAAAGATCGGCATCGGCGGGTGGGCGCCGATCAAGGACGTGGAGGATTCCCACGTCAGAGAGCTCGGCGATTTCGCCGTGGAGGAGCATAACAGGCGGGAGCACGGTGAGCTTACCTTCGACAATGTGGTGAGGGGTGAGACGCAGGTGGTGGCCGGGATCAACTATCGCCTGGTGCTGCGGGCCAGGGACGCCGGCGGCTCGGCGGCAGACTACCAGGCCGTGGTGTGGGAGAAGGTGTGGATCAACTTCAGGCAGCTCACTTCTTTCGTGCATATTGAATCGTAG